One genomic segment of Huiozyma naganishii CBS 8797 chromosome 8, complete genome includes these proteins:
- the ATF2 gene encoding alcohol O-acetyltransferase (similar to Saccharomyces cerevisiae ATF2 (YGR177C); ancestral locus Anc_5.184), translating into MEKDKKLEGVVETTALLVNEDGSDAGSIDPVLIERGHARRMGHLENYFALLQRQDLYSNFSIYGQFNRSIDVRSKAFLAALKDIFCKNPILVHTIVPKRYPYEEEYYRSEEYLNEPFPEHDYIKVLPRLSLESVILNFQETQQQVVSEIIAQYRRDDYQVKNVLTELVSQIRIPICDPGKPNWGLICLPMKVDDEKKEEGVRFGKVIYVSNHCCADAMTGINLFQDIIANLNRATDESVSDDTTIFDYSVDHSAISKIPIPITDRIDYRPALSSLPKFMVSTMLKKYFDYRSNAPETKRISEQNANWHSIVNFPSEQMDVIRTAVRTQGCSVTAFLQTCLSVALQNSGVFQNRRYSELGFDISVPSDTRRILPGDLAADQYKYGSNVAGLHYSYFIPSFQETEFWPLTQYYTGVLRGADYLIGLGTIMLDFVYKKQNIDKLISESYLGNRRGGIILSNVGALVTGGAEATKADRWTLRDLKFVQDVGVLNFSYVVNVVSTPAGGMNVCLSCAQGSLPSRAQFDAVCAEFQHLVSRQTQTQTQPQ; encoded by the coding sequence ATggaaaaggacaagaagCTTGAAGGCGTTGTCGAGACGACTGCGCTGCTGGTGAACGAGGATGGATCCGATGCTGGTTCGATCGACCCTGTTTTGATTGAGCGCGGCCACGCGCGGCGCATGGGCCACTTGGAGAACTACTTCGCTTTGCTCCAAAGGCAGGATCTGTACAGTAACTTTTCGATCTACGGGCAATTCAACCGTTCGATCGATGTGCGGTCGAAGGCGTTTTTGGCGGCGCTGAAAGATATCTTTTGCAAGAACCCGATTTTGGTGCACACGATCGTGCCCAAGAGGTACCCGTACGAGGAGGAGTACTACCGTAGCGAGGAGTATTTGAACGAGCCCTTCCCCGAACACGACTACATCAAAGTGTTGCCTCGGTTATCTCTTGAGAGTGTAATCCTCAACTTTCAAGAGACACAGCAGCAAGTGGTTAGTGAGATTATTGCACAGTATCGGAGGGACGATTACCAGGTGAAAAATGTGTTGACTGAGCTTGTTTCGCAGATCCGGATCCCGATCTGCGACCCGGGGAAGCCCAATTGGGGGTTGATCTGCCTGCCCATGAAGGTGGATgacgagaagaaggaggaaggcGTAAGGTTTGGGAAGGTGATCTACGTGAGCAACCACTGTTGTGCGGATGCAATGACTGGTATCAATCTTTTCCAGGATATAATAGCGAACTTGAACCGTGCCACTGATGAGAGTGTCTCGGATGACACTACGATATTCGATTACAGTGTGGACCACTCTGCCATCTCGAAAATCCCGATCCCAATCACGGACCGGATCGATTACCGCCCGGCACTGTCCTCTCTACCCAAATTCATGGTTTCTacaatgttgaagaagtacttCGACTACAGGTCCAATGCCCCGGAGACGAAACGGATCAGTGAGCAGAACGCTAACTGGCACAGTATTGTGAACTTCCCATCGGAACAAATGGACGTGATCCGCACCGCGGTGCGGACACAGGGTTGTTCCGTGACTGCGTTCTTGCAGACGTGTCTCTCCGTTGCGTTGCAAAACAGCGGCGTGTTCCAAAACAGAAGGTACAGCGAGTTGGGGTTCGACATCTCCGTCCCCAGCGACACAAGACGTATCCTGCCCGGTGACTTGGCCGCCGACCAGTACAAGTACGGTTCTAACGTTGCCGGGCTGCACTACAGCTACTTCATCCCCAGCTTCCAAGAGACCGAGTTCTGGCCCCTGACCCAGTACTACACGGGCGTGCTCCGCGGCGCGGACTACTTGATAGGGCTCGGCACTATCATGCTCGATTTCGtgtacaagaaacagaacaTCGACAAACTGATCAGCGAGTCGTACCTGGGCAACCGCCGAGGCGGGATTATCCTGAGCAACGTGGGCGCACTGGTCACGGGCGGGGCGGAGGCGACCAAAGCGGACCGCTGGACACTGCGGGACCTCAAGTTTGTCCAGGACGTCGGCGTGCTCAACTTCTCGTACGTCGTGAACGTCGTGAGCACCCCGGCGGGCGGGATGAACGTGTGCCTGAGCTGTGCCCAGGGCAGCCTGCCCAGCCGCGCGCAGTTCGACGCCGTCTGCGCCGAGTTCCAGCACCTCGTATCCCGCCAGACCCAGACCCAGACCCAGCCCCAGTAG